The proteins below come from a single Natranaerofaba carboxydovora genomic window:
- the trpA gene encoding tryptophan synthase subunit alpha — protein MDKYIEYDNSVIEKYFATKNKNNEKVLIPFIMAGDPDLSTTEKLALEILDNGGDILEIGLPYSDPLADGPVIQQSAERAGNVKIAQVLELIKKIRAKTDKPLVLLAYFNPIYNYGTEKFINDFCEAGLNGLVIPDLAFEERDGLEKQAKDKLDLISFIAPTSDENRLKEVAKRAKGFIYCVSVAGVTGVREGFDYQVREAVEKIKNYTDVPLAIGFGISNPDQAKKASELADGVIVGSAIIKKIESLPKKPDNKDFTEIINFIKDLKASLV, from the coding sequence ATGGATAAATATATTGAGTATGATAATAGTGTAATCGAAAAGTATTTTGCCACCAAAAATAAAAACAATGAAAAAGTTCTCATACCTTTTATTATGGCAGGAGATCCGGATCTATCGACAACTGAAAAGCTAGCACTAGAGATACTAGATAATGGAGGGGACATATTGGAGATAGGACTGCCGTACTCTGATCCCCTTGCAGATGGCCCTGTAATTCAGCAATCGGCTGAGAGGGCAGGCAATGTAAAAATCGCACAAGTACTTGAACTCATAAAAAAAATAAGAGCCAAAACTGACAAGCCCTTGGTTTTACTGGCTTATTTTAACCCAATATATAATTATGGCACAGAGAAGTTCATAAATGATTTTTGTGAAGCCGGGCTTAATGGTCTTGTTATCCCCGATCTTGCCTTTGAAGAAAGAGATGGACTGGAAAAACAAGCTAAAGATAAACTTGACCTGATATCTTTTATCGCTCCCACAAGTGACGAAAATAGACTTAAAGAAGTGGCCAAAAGGGCAAAAGGTTTTATCTACTGCGTATCTGTTGCAGGTGTAACTGGTGTTAGGGAAGGTTTTGATTATCAGGTAAGAGAAGCAGTTGAAAAAATTAAAAATTACACTGATGTTCCCCTGGCAATAGGCTTTGGGATATCAAACCCTGACCAGGCCAAAAAAGCTTCTGAACTTGCAGATGGAGTTATTGTTGGAAGCGCAATAATCAAAAAAATAGAAAGCCTCCCAAAAAAACCTGACAATAAAGACTTTACAGAAATCATAAACTTTATTAAAGATTTAAAGGCTTCATTAGTGTAG